ACCCGGCGCGCGCGGCGCTCGCCGGCCGGGCCGGCTCGCACTTTTCTGCCTGGAGGGATGTGCGAGACCTTTCCCGGTCAACCATCCGCAACGCTGGCGGAACAACGCACCGCGTCCACGACGCGAGCGGAAGGCACCAACAGGTGGCGCCTAGGTCATAGTCGGCACGTTTCGCGCGCTGTCGTGATCGTGAAACCAGTGTAGGAAAGTCCAATGCTATTTCATGGATATTCCTGAATCGTCGCGGCATGTGTGTGGTGTTCCTCGTTGTGGAAAGGACGCGATCCATGCTGCTCGGTCTCGGTATTGTCCTTGGCTTCGCCAGTATAGGTTTCCTGTGCTGGCTGCTGTTTCTGTGCGCGGTCTATGCCGCGCCCCTGTTCGTGGCGGCGATGGTCTGCACCATACTCTACGATCATGGCGTGCTGTCCGGTGCCCATGCCATTCTCGCAGGCATCGCCGCCGGGATCGTGGTGCTGGCGACCGGTCAGGCGATCCTCGCCTCCTCACGTGATCCTGCCCTGCGGGTTGCGGTATCAGTGCAGCTTGCCTTGCCAGCCGCGCTGGCGGGGTTCGGCACGACGCTGGGTTTCTGTGGCATGGGCGACATGAGCGCCATGCCGGCCTACCTTTTCGCGACGTTCGGGGCGCTGTGCGTGGGTGGGGCGGCATGGACACGGCTCTGCGCCATCCAGTCCGCGTAAGTTCCCGGTGGCAAAATCACAGTTTTCGCCAGGTTCAAAAGGTCAGCGCGGGGCGCTAAGTCCCCGTTGCGCGGGCGCTGGCAGTCCAGGTCTCGGGGCAGGGAGGCGCCTTTCCTTCTGCGAGAGAAGCCCGGCACAGACCCGACCGGAGTGAAATGTCGGTCAGCTTCGGTGCGGAAAACGCATGTCGTTCTGTTGGCATGACTGGCGGCCCGGCATCAACGTCCTGCCTGTCGAGCGGGAAGGACAGGGAACATGGTGCCGGCCAGCGTGTTCTCCCGGCGGCGGATACTGTTCGGTCTGTATCCTGTCTGGAAACGGATATCTCCTGACACCCCGCGCCCCTGCCATGGAACACGACGGGCTGACCTGTCTCTCCGCAGGGCTGACGGCGCCGCACACCATGGCCTCTCGATATGGCCGATCTGCCTGAAGACCGGCTTCGCCTCGCCCGGCTACGGCGCAACGGCGGCCCGCAACTTTCTTCCCCTGCCGGCTGCGCCGTCATTCCTCGCGCATCAACAAAGCTCCGTGCCGCCGTCCTCCGCGTTGCTTTGGCCTGCGAGCAGGTGCGCCGCCGGTCGTCTCCGGGCTGACGATGGCCATCGAGGCCACGGTGGTCGCGGCCCGATACAAGCCAGGAGACAGGACAATGATCATCGGTTCATTCAAGAAGGTGGGCGAGGGGTATGAAGGCGAGATCGTCACCCTGACACAGAAAATCCGAGGTATCCGCTTCGTGCCCGAAGCCAGCCGGGCCAGCGACAATGTTCCCAACTTCCGGATCCAGATCGGCAAACTTGAAGCCGGGGCCGCCTGGATCAAGCACACCACGGACTGGCGCGAATATCTCAGCGTGAAGCTGGACGATCCGACCCTTCCCGGTCCGATCTTCGCCAGCCTCTTCGAAGAGGAAGGTGGCGCCTACAACCTGATCTGGAGCCGCCAGCGCCCGCGTAACGGGGACTGACCACCGCCGGCCCCTCCGGTACGCCGGAGGGGCTTTCTTCTTCAGGCCAGTTATGGCTTCCCGCCGGTGGGTGCCTCTTCTGTAGCGGCAACGTGGCTTTCATCCAGTAACGTCGCCGGCCGCACACCCAGCGCCTGCGACGCATGCCACAGCGAAAGCAGCGTCGCGTTCTGGCGCCCGGTCTCGATCCAGCTGATATAGGCGCGGTCCACGCCCATCCGTTCCGCCAGGGCCTCCTGGCTGAGACCGGCGGCGCGTCGCAGGCGCCTCACGTTCGCGCCGAAAAGTCCTCGGATGTCCATCCGCAGGATAGGAACGATTTGTGTATTATCGCGCTACGTATTATAATACACGGAACGTCAAACGCCTTCTCCTATGATGCGCCATAGGCATCACGTGATGTCGCGGAAACCGACGTTTTCGGCCCATCTGGCGTCAATATCTCCCCGATATAGAAATAATCCCAAGTCTAAAGGATATATTTGGGATCACCTCCCTGAGTTTTGGAGACTACCCGTTCCGGTTTCGCACCGGATACTGGGTCGAATCCATGACATATCGGGGGAGGGGGGCGTGCCGACAATCCGGCCGTGGGATGCCGCACCCCTTCGTCGCGCCTATGCCGGGCTCGACCCTGCTGGTCTCGCCCAGGAATGGCTGCGGCACAACCCGGCCTACCGGCGCGATCATGCAGCAACCATGACGACGGGCAAGGTTGACGCCGAAGTATGGCGCGCCTTCGCCCGTCGCTGGGGGTTACGTTTTCCCTGTCGACCCTGATCTCCCCGCCTGGCTTGCCCCTGCGTTCTGGGATCCGGACGTCGCGCCGGAAGTTGTCGTGCATGGCGACGGGGGTGACATTCTGTCCCGCCTCGCGCCATACGCTCGGGCACGACATGATGGTTCCGATGGTATCCATCTTGTGCTGGACGGCGATTCTGGCCCGCTGCGCATCGTCATAGTCGTCGATCGGCAGCCCGATGCACCGGGAACCTGGTTCGTCATCGACGACAGACACCTCTCGACCCGTCTGGCCTGCGTCGCGCGCTTTGGCCGATTGTTTGTCGGCCAGGCGCCCGGTCATCTTCCCTCCATCTTGCGCCTGAGTTCCCAGCAGAAACTCCGTCAGGTTCGCATGCTCTGCATCGCCGAAGGCCGGCGCACGGGAGTGGCGACACGCCGGATCGCAGCAGGCATCTACGGCGAGCGCGTCCTGCACCTGTCCCGCAATGAATGGCGTGCCAGCTCATGGCACCGCGCCTTTTACCGCGATCTCGACGGTGCCGCGTTCTACCAGAACGGCGGCCACATCGCCCTCCTTCAGGGGCTGAAGCTGGGGGGTGACAGTCTGGTGGCCTGAACTTTGTCATCCCTCCCCAAGCCCCATTCTCCGGCAGCGTCCCCTCATGGGCCGCAGCATCCCGCCAGTGGCCCGCTCCACCGGGAGGAACACCCCATGCGTGTCCAGCCGACACTGCCACCGCGCTATCTGCGCACCCCGGACGCAGCCAATTTCGTTGGTCTGTCCATCCGCACTTTCGAAAAACACCGGAGTTGCGGCACCGGTCCGCTCTACCGCCAGCTTGGCGGCCGGATCGTCTATGCCGTCGAAGACCTCTGCGCCTGGGCCGACTTGAACGTCAGGCTCTCCACCGGGGACGGTGGCGGCATTCCCATGCCATCCGATCCCCGCGCCTATATCATCCGCTTGCAGGCGAAGGCCCGCAAGGCGCAGCGGAGTGCCGGACGATGATGCCGGCCGCCGATAGCTGGCGCCAGCCTGACCGCCGTTTTGTGGTCACGGGATCGGCACGACCCCGTGACATCCGTGATCTGATGGGGCGTCCGTTTTTCGCGCTGGGGCACGTGGCGCGCCTTGAGCCTCTTCGCTACCGCTCGCGTCAGATGGAGATCGTTGTCGAAGCCTCGGCTCCTCTGGGCATGGCGACCATCCGGGACGCCGATATCCTGCTCTGGCTGACCGGCCAGATCGTCGATGCCCTCAATCATGATCTGTGGGTATCGCGCCATGTGCGCTTCACGCCCTGGCGCCTGTTCCAGGATCTGGGATGGGCTGACGGCACCCACCAGTATCGCCGGCTTCATGGCGCCCTCGCGCGTCTGGCGGAAACACGCGTCACCACCAGCCTGCGGCAGGGGCCGGAGTGGCGCGAGAAGCCGTTCGCCTGGATCAGTGACGTCCGGATTTCCCGTGAGGACGGGGTGGCCCTGACCCTGCCGGACTGGCTCATGGAGATGGCCTGTGATCGCTCTCATGTCCTGAGTGTCGATCCCGCCTATTTCCGCCTTTATGGCGGCCTGGAGCGGTGGCTTTACCGTCTGGCGCGCCGACATGCCGGTCGGCAGAAAGACGGGTGGCGTTTCGATCTTCGTGATCTTCATGCCCGGTCCGGCACCCTCTCTCCCTGGCGGAATTTCGTGATCGACGTCGCCGGCATTGCCCGTCGCCAGGTCGTCCCAGGTTATGACTGCAAGGTCATTTATGGCGGAAAACAGCCAGTCCTGCGTATCTCCCCAACGGTATTATCCACCGGTTCTGTGGATAACCGTGTGAATTCTACCGTTGGTCAGGATGCGGATCATACCATTGCTCACGGTGCGGAAATACCGTTGCTGACGGTGCAGAAAACGTCGCAGTGCGTTGTTTGCAAAAGCGGAATCAGCCCCGTAACTTATATAACTAATATAATAACTTATTATGTAGGGGATTCCGGTTTTTCGGTTTCCCTTCCGGTCGCCCGGTCGGGGCATGGAGAAAAGGCTCGGGAAGCGGTCGCGGATCGCATGGTCGGTGTCCCATGACCGCCCGCTCTTTCCGGCCGGCCGACGTTGTCCTCACCACGGTCGAACTGACCTGGATCGAGAAGCGCATCGAACACTGGGTTCGCTTCGGCCACCCCGTCGAGGATCGCATTCTCGACCGCAGGCGCAGGCTGATGAGCTTCACGCCGGACAGCGTGTTCGCGTTCATCCGCTGGGCCGCGAACGATTTCGGCACCATGGTGTCCTGCATCGACATTGTGCGCGCGGTCGAGGCTCAGGAATCCTGCCAGACCGTGCCGTTCGTGCGCCCTGGTGGCGAGAGCCTGCTGCGCCAGAGCGGCTGGCCAAAGGTGCGGCGCGTGCTGGAGGCCATCGACGGTGTGGAGGCGCTGGGGATCGATCCTGCGGCTGTCTGTCCCGATCATTGGCGGCATCTGCATCACCGGCTCACAGCGGTGCAGGAGCCACGTCTCTACACGCGGGAGCGCCACGAGGCGTGGCTGCGTAGGAGGGCTGCGTCATGACCCGGCGCGCCTGGTTCTTCACCACGTATTTCGCCGTGCTCGGCGTGGGCGCCTCGCTGGCGTTTCATCCCACACCGCGCTGGGTCTGGAACGAGACGGCGAGCGTTCCGGTCGGGCTATATCGCATCCAGTCCACCGTCCCGATCCGTGTCGGTGACATCGTCGCGCTCCGCCTGCCAGAGCGCGAAGCGACGCTTCTGGCGGCACGTGGTTACCTGCCGTTCGGCGTGCCGCTGCTCAAGCCTGTGGCAGCACTGGCGGGGCAGAGTGTCTGCCGTATCGGCATCCACGTCACGATCGACGGTAAGACGGCCGGCGACGCGAAGACTGTCGATCATCGGGGCCGCAAGCTGCCGGTCTGGCAGGGCTGTCAGTATCTCGGGCCGGGGCAGGTGTTCGTCATGAACGCTGCCGTGCCGACCAGTCTGGACGGACGGTATTTCGGCGTCCTGCCGATGGATACCGTCATCGGTCGCGCGGTGCCGGTTCATGTTCGCACGGGCGAGGCGGAGCCACTACCGCCGCATTTCGAGTCCCTCCCGGAACCGGATGATCCCATGCGGAAGGGACTGCTCCTGGCTCCGCCCATGATGCCTGCGAAAGAGAGCGAACCGCCCATTCAATGATGGTCATTCAGCCCTTGAATTCTCTGTCATTCCCACTCTGTCTGAAAGAATTTCTCTCATGAGCCAGATCGGATTTTTCACCCGCACATCGGACGGTTTCGCCGGACGGGTACGCACCCTGTCGCTGGATGCCGAACTGACCTGCGTGCCTGCGGAAAACAACGGCGCGGAGCATGCGCCGGATTATCGCATCCATCTCGGTGACGGGGATTCCGGACCGGAGATCGGTGCCGGGTGGACCCGCACCGGGGAGCGTGCTGGCGAGTATATTTCCATCGTGCTGGATGACCCTTCGTTCATGCAACCGGTCCGGGCCACGCTGTTCCAGACGGGACGCGGTGGACGCGAGTGGCAACTGGTCTGGAACCGGTCCGTAAAACGTCCGGGAGGTCGGGAATGAGGCGCCGGTTTTTCATGTCCGTCGGCGTGCTGGCCATGCTCGCGCTGCTGCTCTCGCCCGTCCCGGTCCAGGCGCAGGATTGGGACAATCTCGTGCGTCAGGCAGCGAAGCAAAATGCGATCCCGGCGACGTGGGTGCGGGCGGTTCTGCGGGCTGAAAGCGCTGGCGATCCGCACGCGGTTTCCGGTGCCGGTGCGATGGGTCTGATGCAGCTCATGCCGGGCACGTGGAAGGATGTCCGGCGCACGCTCAATCTCGGTGCCGATCCCTTCGATCCGCATGACAATATCGCGGCAGGGGCAGCCTATCTGCGATGGCTGCACGACCGTTATGGCGATGCGGGTTTTCTCGCCGCCTACAATGCCGGACCCGCCCGTTACGACGACCATCTGGCGACTGGCCGACCATTGCCTGGCGAGACGGTGTCCTATGTCGCGTCTGTCGCCCGGCTGATCGATGACCCGTCGTTCAGCGTGCATTTTTCCATCACTCCAGCGCGTGACTGGGCCGCCGCCACACTCTTCATTTCCGGCAGCGAAAGTGCGTTTCCATCGTCATCCCGAAGCATTTTTTTAAGCCGATCCGGGCAGGGGATTTTCACTCCGTCCGTGCTCTTTGCAGGGCATGTCCGTAGCGTGCCGGGAGGGGGTTCGACGCAGGCGAAGTGAATCACGAAAACCCCGGAAAAGGACAGAAAAAGTTAGTGCCAGCCGTAATCGGGCCTGAGCGGTCGTCGTCGATTGGCGGTCTCCCGGGCCGGAAAGAAGGTAGAGTTGCCGCGGTGAAACAGCAGCGCGGGAGGCGTGCGATGGAATCTTTTGCGGTCTCGATGTGTCGATCGACGAAACGGCGGTCTGTGTGGTGGACGAGCAGGGCACCGTGCATCTGGAAACGACGGTGGCCACGGACCCGGCTGCGCTCAGGGATGCCGTGAAGCCGTTCCTGCCGCGCCTGCGCCGTATGGGTCACGAGGCAGGTTCCCTGTCGCCCTGGCTGCATCCGGAGATGCTGGCGCTGGGCCTGCCGGCGGTCTGCCTGGAGACGAAACACGTGCGGGCGGCGATGTCGGCGCAGCGCAACAAGACCGACAAGGCGGACGCGCTGGGGATCGCGCATATCGTGCGCACCGGCTGGTTCCGGACGGCCCATATCAAGAGCGAAGCAAGCTATCGGCTGCGTCTGATCCTGACCCAGCGCAGCACGCTCAAGCGCAAATTCATGGATCTCGAGAATACGATCCGCCATTCGCTCAAGGCGTTCGGTATCCGCCTGGGCACGGTCTCGCGGGCGCGCTTCGACACCGCCGTTCGCGAGGCCGTGGCGCAGGACGCGCTGACCCGCGATCTCATGGAGGCGATGCTGCGGGCGAAGGCCGTGCTCTGGGAAGAATATACCCGGCTGCACAAGCTGGTGGTGCGGATCGTCGCGGGTGACGAGGTGTGCCGGCGGTTCATGGCCATTCCGGGGGTGGGGCCGGTGACCGCGCTTGGCGTGATGACGGCGATCGACGATCCGTCGCGCTTCCGGCGCTCGCGCGACGTCGCGGCGTATTTCGGCCTGACGTCGCGGCGCTGGCAGTCGGGTACCAGCATCGATGTGCAGGGACGCATCAGCAAGGCCGGCGATCCGGAGGTGCGGCGGTCCCTCTATGAAGCGGCGTCGGTCCTGCTGACGCGTTTCAAGGGGCGCGACAAGCTGCGGACCTGGGGCCTGGAACTGGCGAAACGGTCCTGCCATCGCAAGGCGGCGGTCGCCGTGGCGCGCAAGATGGCCGTGATCATGCATGCCATGTGGCTCGACGGAACGGTCTATGACGGCGGTCCGGCCGTCGATCCCGAAGAGCGGGCCCGTCATATCGCTTGCAAGAACCGCAAATTGCCGCGGGCGCTCGCGTGAGTGTCCAGCTGCAAAGGAATGTTCCGCCGCGTGTCGGGATGACCGCGGCGTTCTGAACAGGGAGATCCGCCAAGGCGGATGGGGAAGGGTGCAGTCGAGGACGACGGGAAGCACGATATCTTGCCTGGAGCACGCGCAGGTGAACGCCTCGTGGGACTCCGCTCGAGTGCCTGTGATGCTGCCCCGTGAATCCGATGGCAAAATGCGCCACGACGAAAGGCCGGCCGCCCATCCACGGATGGGGCGGCATATCAGTCGTCGCTGAGCGCGGAAGAGTGCACGGCGTGCCACGAACCCTCAGTCAGGGCCGAGATGCCAGTCCAGGAGCAGAACTGTGATCGTGAAAGGAAGCTAAAGGAAAACGAAGAATGAAAAACTTGACCAAAAAACCCGCCCGATTAAGAGGGCTGGATAAAAGGCCGCACATCGCGGCTCGGTTGGGGTGGCTGTTTTCCGGGATTTTTGAAGTCTTGTGGCGAGGTGCGTGGAAACTCCGCACCTCGCATCTAAGTGTCATCTCTTTGATCCGGCGCGATCTTTCGCGCGGTGCAGGGCAGTTTTCATGAACAGGGACGAGGAATTCCGGGTCAGGCCTGGTCGCATCCGCTCCACCCGTGCCCGTCAGGCGCGCCCCTTCGTGACACAGGTGCTGGCGTCCGTGCAGCGGGCTGGTGGCCGGGTCTCGCGCGCAGGGAAAATCACCTCTGGCCGGCGCTCCAGTTTCGGCCGTGGCTGGGCTGCCGCCCATGCGGCCAATCGCCTGCTGACCAGCCGCTCGCGGGGCGTCGTCATCAAGGCCCGCGTCGTGCGGCATGCCCCGCG
This genomic stretch from Gluconacetobacter diazotrophicus PA1 5 harbors:
- a CDS encoding helix-turn-helix domain-containing protein, with protein sequence MDIRGLFGANVRRLRRAAGLSQEALAERMGVDRAYISWIETGRQNATLLSLWHASQALGVRPATLLDESHVAATEEAPTGGKP
- a CDS encoding DUF736 domain-containing protein translates to MAIEATVVAARYKPGDRTMIIGSFKKVGEGYEGEIVTLTQKIRGIRFVPEASRASDNVPNFRIQIGKLEAGAAWIKHTTDWREYLSVKLDDPTLPGPIFASLFEEEGGAYNLIWSRQRPRNGD
- a CDS encoding DUF736 domain-containing protein, giving the protein MSQIGFFTRTSDGFAGRVRTLSLDAELTCVPAENNGAEHAPDYRIHLGDGDSGPEIGAGWTRTGERAGEYISIVLDDPSFMQPVRATLFQTGRGGREWQLVWNRSVKRPGGRE
- a CDS encoding IS110-like element ISGdi15 family transposase, producing the protein MFCGLDVSIDETAVCVVDEQGTVHLETTVATDPAALRDAVKPFLPRLRRMGHEAGSLSPWLHPEMLALGLPAVCLETKHVRAAMSAQRNKTDKADALGIAHIVRTGWFRTAHIKSEASYRLRLILTQRSTLKRKFMDLENTIRHSLKAFGIRLGTVSRARFDTAVREAVAQDALTRDLMEAMLRAKAVLWEEYTRLHKLVVRIVAGDEVCRRFMAIPGVGPVTALGVMTAIDDPSRFRRSRDVAAYFGLTSRRWQSGTSIDVQGRISKAGDPEVRRSLYEAASVLLTRFKGRDKLRTWGLELAKRSCHRKAAVAVARKMAVIMHAMWLDGTVYDGGPAVDPEERARHIACKNRKLPRALA
- a CDS encoding DUF2840 domain-containing protein, with product MTARSFRPADVVLTTVELTWIEKRIEHWVRFGHPVEDRILDRRRRLMSFTPDSVFAFIRWAANDFGTMVSCIDIVRAVEAQESCQTVPFVRPGGESLLRQSGWPKVRRVLEAIDGVEALGIDPAAVCPDHWRHLHHRLTAVQEPRLYTRERHEAWLRRRAAS
- a CDS encoding DNA -binding domain-containing protein; this translates as MLDGDSGPLRIVIVVDRQPDAPGTWFVIDDRHLSTRLACVARFGRLFVGQAPGHLPSILRLSSQQKLRQVRMLCIAEGRRTGVATRRIAAGIYGERVLHLSRNEWRASSWHRAFYRDLDGAAFYQNGGHIALLQGLKLGGDSLVA
- a CDS encoding transcriptional regulator domain-containing protein, with the translated sequence MSRKPTFSAHLASISPRYRNNPKSKGYIWDHLPEFWRLPVPVSHRILGRIHDISGEGGVPTIRPWDAAPLRRAYAGLDPAGLAQEWLRHNPAYRRDHAATMTTGKVDAEVWRAFARRWGLRFPCRP
- a CDS encoding lytic transglycosylase domain-containing protein encodes the protein MRRRFFMSVGVLAMLALLLSPVPVQAQDWDNLVRQAAKQNAIPATWVRAVLRAESAGDPHAVSGAGAMGLMQLMPGTWKDVRRTLNLGADPFDPHDNIAAGAAYLRWLHDRYGDAGFLAAYNAGPARYDDHLATGRPLPGETVSYVASVARLIDDPSFSVHFSITPARDWAAATLFISGSESAFPSSSRSIFLSRSGQGIFTPSVLFAGHVRSVPGGGSTQAK
- a CDS encoding replication initiator protein A; this encodes MMPAADSWRQPDRRFVVTGSARPRDIRDLMGRPFFALGHVARLEPLRYRSRQMEIVVEASAPLGMATIRDADILLWLTGQIVDALNHDLWVSRHVRFTPWRLFQDLGWADGTHQYRRLHGALARLAETRVTTSLRQGPEWREKPFAWISDVRISREDGVALTLPDWLMEMACDRSHVLSVDPAYFRLYGGLERWLYRLARRHAGRQKDGWRFDLRDLHARSGTLSPWRNFVIDVAGIARRQVVPGYDCKVIYGGKQPVLRISPTVLSTGSVDNRVNSTVGQDADHTIAHGAEIPLLTVQKTSQCVVCKSGISPVTYITNIITYYVGDSGFSVSLPVARSGHGEKAREAVADRMVGVP
- a CDS encoding S26 family signal peptidase translates to MTRRAWFFTTYFAVLGVGASLAFHPTPRWVWNETASVPVGLYRIQSTVPIRVGDIVALRLPEREATLLAARGYLPFGVPLLKPVAALAGQSVCRIGIHVTIDGKTAGDAKTVDHRGRKLPVWQGCQYLGPGQVFVMNAAVPTSLDGRYFGVLPMDTVIGRAVPVHVRTGEAEPLPPHFESLPEPDDPMRKGLLLAPPMMPAKESEPPIQ
- a CDS encoding helix-turn-helix transcriptional regulator; the protein is MRVQPTLPPRYLRTPDAANFVGLSIRTFEKHRSCGTGPLYRQLGGRIVYAVEDLCAWADLNVRLSTGDGGGIPMPSDPRAYIIRLQAKARKAQRSAGR